A window of the Pseudoliparis swirei isolate HS2019 ecotype Mariana Trench chromosome 13, NWPU_hadal_v1, whole genome shotgun sequence genome harbors these coding sequences:
- the lrrc4bb gene encoding leucine-rich repeat-containing protein 4B isoform X2 — protein MHVVMVTSPCTPSPLLWLVQLLLWFHNHGPQLTEAASPCPTPCSCSNQASRVICTRKTLEQVPDSISENTRYLNLQENTIQVIKSDTFKHLRHLEILQLSKNHIRQIEVGAFNGLPNLNTLELFDNRLTVVPSQAFEYLSKLRELWLRNNPIETLPAFAFHRIPSLRRLDLGELRKLDFISEAAFEGLVNLRFLNLGMCSLKDIPNLSPLVRLEELELSGNQLGIIRPGSFQGLVSLRKLWLMHSRVSVIERNAFDDLKNLEELNLSHNSLHSLPHDLFTPLHQLERVHLNHNPWVCNCDVLWLSWWLKETVPSNTTCCARCHAPPGIKGKYIGELDQSHFTCYAPVIVEPPTDLNVTEGMAAELKCRTGTSMTSVNWFTPNGTLMTHGSYRVRISVLHDGTLNFTNVTVQDTGQYTCMVSNSAGNTTATAVLNVSASDPSNSYSYFTTVTVETVDTVRGDEENSARQFINETFIEFPNPTVQRGVIEGRPGITISPSLSSLSSLSPRAENAVTVSIMDVTNIPGLDDVMKTTKIIIGCFVAITFMAAVMLVAFYKLRKQHQLHKHHGPARAIEIVNVEDEIGAGSGISGGSTMNSGSGEGTLRMHHPEMVNLPNIGRTDTLNHYYKTHHFNNNVMGLNIGSDGMGPGMMLNSKNQQMHDMPISCTSVPISTSNMLSSSGTLPMSLPMPTMGLHGSIKGFMGQHQNPQMEPLLFKGNSKENVQETQI, from the exons ATgcatgttgtcatggtgaccAGCCCCTGTAccccttcccccctcctctGGTTGGTccagctgttgttgtggtttcacAACCATGGACCACAGCTGACAGAGGCAGCATCCCCATGCCCCACCCCCTGTAGCTGCTCCAATCAGGCGAGCCGTGTCATCTGTACGAGGAAgactttagaacaagtcccagACAGCATTTCAGAAAACACAAGATACCTCAATCTTCAAGAGAACACAATCCAG GTGATCAAGTCTGATACATTCAAACACCTGCGGCATCTGGAAATCCTCCAGCTCTCCAAGAACCACATCCGGCAAATTGAGGTGGGAGCTTTCAATGGCCTTCCCAACCTCAACACGCTGGAGCTTTTTGACAACCGTCTTACGGTGGTCCCGTCACAAGCCTTCGAGTACCTCAGCAAGCTAAGGGAACTATGGCTACGGAACAACCCCATCGAGACACTGCCGGCGTTTGCCTTTCACCGCATTCCCTCATTACGCCGTCTCGATCTAGGGGAACTCAGGAAGCTGGATTTCATCTCGGAGGCTGCTTTCGAAGGTCTGGTCAACTTGCGCTTCTTGAATCTCGGCATGTGCAGCTTGAAGGACATCCCCAACCTCAGCCCGCTCGTACGATTAGAGGAGTTGGAGCTGTCAGGGAACCAGCTGGGGATAATCAGGCCTGGATCCTTCCAGGGCCTAGTGTCGCTCCGCAAGCTGTGGCTCATGCACTCCAGGGTGTCAGTCATTGAACGCAATGCTTTTGATGACCTCAAAAATTTGGAGGAGCTCAACCTCTCCCACAACTCCCTGCATTCCCTGCCCCATGACCTTTTCACCCCTTTGCACCAGTTGGAGAGGGTACATCTGAACCACAACCCTTGGGTGTGCAACTGTGATGTTCTGTGGCTCAGCTGGTGGCTGAAAGAAACGGTTCCCAGCAACACCACGTGCTGTGCTCGATGCCACGCGCCACCAGGTATAAAGGGAAAATACATCGGGGAACTCGACCAGAGCCACTTCACCTGCTATGCCCCAGTGATTGTTGAGCCACCCACGGACCTCAATGTCACCGAGGGCATGGCTGCCGAGCTGAAATGTCGTACTGGAACCTCGATGACCTCTGTGAATTGGTTTACTCCGAATGGCACTCTGATGACCCACGGATCTTACCGAGTTAGGATCTCAGTGCTTCACGACGGAACGCTGAACTTCACAAACGTGACCGTGCAGGACACAGGGCAGTACACTTGCATGGTATCCAACTCCGCGGGAAACACCACTGCGACCGCCGTGCTCAATGTGTCCGCTTCAGACCCCAGCAACAGCTACAGCTATTTCACCACCGTCACTGTGGAAACAGTGGACAcggtgagaggagatgaggaaaacTCAGCACGACAGTTCATTAACGAAACCTTCATAGAGTTTCCTAATCCTACCGTTCAAAGAGGAGTAATAGAGGGCCGACCTGGCATCACTATATCACCGTCTCTATCCTCTCTTTCCTCATTGTCCCCACGAGCTGAAAATGCAGTGACTGTGTCCATAATGGATGTAACTAACATTCCTGGcctagatgatgtcatgaaaaCAACTAAGATCATCATAGGTTGCTTCGTGGCCATTACCTTTATGGCAGCTGTAATGTTGGTTGCATTCTATAAACTGCGTAAGCAGCATCAGCTACACAAGCACCACGGCCCGGCCAGAGCCATCGAGATTGTCAACGTGGAAGATGAGATTGGAGCCGGGAGTGGCATCTCAGGCGGTTCAACGATGAATTCTGGCAGCGGAGAAGGAACCCTGAGGATGCATCATCCAGAAATGGTCAACCTCCCCAACATCGGTCGTACAGATACTCTCAACCATTACTACAAGACCCACCATTTCAACAACAACGTGATGGGCCTCAATATCGGCTCCGACGGGATGGGACCGGGAATGATGCTCAATAGCAAGAACCAGCAAATGCACGACATGCCCATCTCCTGTACCTCAGTTCCGATCTCTACGTCTAATATGCTCTCCTCATCCGGCA CGCTGCCGATGTCTCTCCCCATGCCCACCATGGGCTTACACGGATCGATCAAGGGTTTCATGGGCCAACACCAGAATCCCCAAATGGAGCCACTTCTCTTCAAGGGCAACTCAAAGGAAAACGTCCAAGAGACTCAGATCtaa
- the lrrc4bb gene encoding leucine-rich repeat-containing protein 4B isoform X1 produces MHVVMVTSPCTPSPLLWLVQLLLWFHNHGPQLTEAASPCPTPCSCSNQASRVICTRKTLEQVPDSISENTRYLNLQENTIQVIKSDTFKHLRHLEILQLSKNHIRQIEVGAFNGLPNLNTLELFDNRLTVVPSQAFEYLSKLRELWLRNNPIETLPAFAFHRIPSLRRLDLGELRKLDFISEAAFEGLVNLRFLNLGMCSLKDIPNLSPLVRLEELELSGNQLGIIRPGSFQGLVSLRKLWLMHSRVSVIERNAFDDLKNLEELNLSHNSLHSLPHDLFTPLHQLERVHLNHNPWVCNCDVLWLSWWLKETVPSNTTCCARCHAPPGIKGKYIGELDQSHFTCYAPVIVEPPTDLNVTEGMAAELKCRTGTSMTSVNWFTPNGTLMTHGSYRVRISVLHDGTLNFTNVTVQDTGQYTCMVSNSAGNTTATAVLNVSASDPSNSYSYFTTVTVETVDTVRGDEENSARQFINETFIEFPNPTVQRGVIEGRPGITISPSLSSLSSLSPRAENAVTVSIMDVTNIPGLDDVMKTTKIIIGCFVAITFMAAVMLVAFYKLRKQHQLHKHHGPARAIEIVNVEDEIGAGSGISGGSTMNSGSGEGTLRMHHPEMVNLPNIGRTDTLNHYYKTHHFNNNVMGLNIGSDGMGPGMMLNSKNQQMHDMPISCTSVPISTSNMLSSSGNGTNHNPCSMSPPLPMSLPMPTMGLHGSIKGFMGQHQNPQMEPLLFKGNSKENVQETQI; encoded by the exons ATgcatgttgtcatggtgaccAGCCCCTGTAccccttcccccctcctctGGTTGGTccagctgttgttgtggtttcacAACCATGGACCACAGCTGACAGAGGCAGCATCCCCATGCCCCACCCCCTGTAGCTGCTCCAATCAGGCGAGCCGTGTCATCTGTACGAGGAAgactttagaacaagtcccagACAGCATTTCAGAAAACACAAGATACCTCAATCTTCAAGAGAACACAATCCAG GTGATCAAGTCTGATACATTCAAACACCTGCGGCATCTGGAAATCCTCCAGCTCTCCAAGAACCACATCCGGCAAATTGAGGTGGGAGCTTTCAATGGCCTTCCCAACCTCAACACGCTGGAGCTTTTTGACAACCGTCTTACGGTGGTCCCGTCACAAGCCTTCGAGTACCTCAGCAAGCTAAGGGAACTATGGCTACGGAACAACCCCATCGAGACACTGCCGGCGTTTGCCTTTCACCGCATTCCCTCATTACGCCGTCTCGATCTAGGGGAACTCAGGAAGCTGGATTTCATCTCGGAGGCTGCTTTCGAAGGTCTGGTCAACTTGCGCTTCTTGAATCTCGGCATGTGCAGCTTGAAGGACATCCCCAACCTCAGCCCGCTCGTACGATTAGAGGAGTTGGAGCTGTCAGGGAACCAGCTGGGGATAATCAGGCCTGGATCCTTCCAGGGCCTAGTGTCGCTCCGCAAGCTGTGGCTCATGCACTCCAGGGTGTCAGTCATTGAACGCAATGCTTTTGATGACCTCAAAAATTTGGAGGAGCTCAACCTCTCCCACAACTCCCTGCATTCCCTGCCCCATGACCTTTTCACCCCTTTGCACCAGTTGGAGAGGGTACATCTGAACCACAACCCTTGGGTGTGCAACTGTGATGTTCTGTGGCTCAGCTGGTGGCTGAAAGAAACGGTTCCCAGCAACACCACGTGCTGTGCTCGATGCCACGCGCCACCAGGTATAAAGGGAAAATACATCGGGGAACTCGACCAGAGCCACTTCACCTGCTATGCCCCAGTGATTGTTGAGCCACCCACGGACCTCAATGTCACCGAGGGCATGGCTGCCGAGCTGAAATGTCGTACTGGAACCTCGATGACCTCTGTGAATTGGTTTACTCCGAATGGCACTCTGATGACCCACGGATCTTACCGAGTTAGGATCTCAGTGCTTCACGACGGAACGCTGAACTTCACAAACGTGACCGTGCAGGACACAGGGCAGTACACTTGCATGGTATCCAACTCCGCGGGAAACACCACTGCGACCGCCGTGCTCAATGTGTCCGCTTCAGACCCCAGCAACAGCTACAGCTATTTCACCACCGTCACTGTGGAAACAGTGGACAcggtgagaggagatgaggaaaacTCAGCACGACAGTTCATTAACGAAACCTTCATAGAGTTTCCTAATCCTACCGTTCAAAGAGGAGTAATAGAGGGCCGACCTGGCATCACTATATCACCGTCTCTATCCTCTCTTTCCTCATTGTCCCCACGAGCTGAAAATGCAGTGACTGTGTCCATAATGGATGTAACTAACATTCCTGGcctagatgatgtcatgaaaaCAACTAAGATCATCATAGGTTGCTTCGTGGCCATTACCTTTATGGCAGCTGTAATGTTGGTTGCATTCTATAAACTGCGTAAGCAGCATCAGCTACACAAGCACCACGGCCCGGCCAGAGCCATCGAGATTGTCAACGTGGAAGATGAGATTGGAGCCGGGAGTGGCATCTCAGGCGGTTCAACGATGAATTCTGGCAGCGGAGAAGGAACCCTGAGGATGCATCATCCAGAAATGGTCAACCTCCCCAACATCGGTCGTACAGATACTCTCAACCATTACTACAAGACCCACCATTTCAACAACAACGTGATGGGCCTCAATATCGGCTCCGACGGGATGGGACCGGGAATGATGCTCAATAGCAAGAACCAGCAAATGCACGACATGCCCATCTCCTGTACCTCAGTTCCGATCTCTACGTCTAATATGCTCTCCTCATCCGGCAATGGAACCAACCACAACCCCTGTTCTATGTCCCCACCGCTGCCGATGTCTCTCCCCATGCCCACCATGGGCTTACACGGATCGATCAAGGGTTTCATGGGCCAACACCAGAATCCCCAAATGGAGCCACTTCTCTTCAAGGGCAACTCAAAGGAAAACGTCCAAGAGACTCAGATCtaa
- the lrrc4bb gene encoding leucine-rich repeat-containing protein 4B isoform X3, with the protein MHVVMVTSPCTPSPLLWLVQLLLWFHNHGPQLTEAASPCPTPCSCSNQASRVICTRKTLEQVPDSISENTRYLNLQENTIQVIKSDTFKHLRHLEILQLSKNHIRQIEVGAFNGLPNLNTLELFDNRLTVVPSQAFEYLSKLRELWLRNNPIETLPAFAFHRIPSLRRLDLGELRKLDFISEAAFEGLVNLRFLNLGMCSLKDIPNLSPLVRLEELELSGNQLGIIRPGSFQGLVSLRKLWLMHSRVSVIERNAFDDLKNLEELNLSHNSLHSLPHDLFTPLHQLERVHLNHNPWVCNCDVLWLSWWLKETVPSNTTCCARCHAPPGIKGKYIGELDQSHFTCYAPVIVEPPTDLNVTEGMAAELKCRTGTSMTSVNWFTPNGTLMTHGSYRVRISVLHDGTLNFTNVTVQDTGQYTCMVSNSAGNTTATAVLNVSASDPSNSYSYFTTVTVETVDTVRGDEENSARQFINETFIEFPNPTVQRGVIEGRPGITISPSLSSLSSLSPRAENAVTVSIMDVTNIPGLDDVMKTTKIIIGCFVAITFMAAVMLVAFYKLRKQHQLHKHHGPARAIEIVNVEDEIGAGSGISGGSTMNSGSGEGTLRMHHPEMVNLPNIGRTDTLNHYYKTHHFNNNVMGLNIGSDGMGPGMMLNSKNQQMHDMPISCTSGFMGQHQNPQMEPLLFKGNSKENVQETQI; encoded by the exons ATgcatgttgtcatggtgaccAGCCCCTGTAccccttcccccctcctctGGTTGGTccagctgttgttgtggtttcacAACCATGGACCACAGCTGACAGAGGCAGCATCCCCATGCCCCACCCCCTGTAGCTGCTCCAATCAGGCGAGCCGTGTCATCTGTACGAGGAAgactttagaacaagtcccagACAGCATTTCAGAAAACACAAGATACCTCAATCTTCAAGAGAACACAATCCAG GTGATCAAGTCTGATACATTCAAACACCTGCGGCATCTGGAAATCCTCCAGCTCTCCAAGAACCACATCCGGCAAATTGAGGTGGGAGCTTTCAATGGCCTTCCCAACCTCAACACGCTGGAGCTTTTTGACAACCGTCTTACGGTGGTCCCGTCACAAGCCTTCGAGTACCTCAGCAAGCTAAGGGAACTATGGCTACGGAACAACCCCATCGAGACACTGCCGGCGTTTGCCTTTCACCGCATTCCCTCATTACGCCGTCTCGATCTAGGGGAACTCAGGAAGCTGGATTTCATCTCGGAGGCTGCTTTCGAAGGTCTGGTCAACTTGCGCTTCTTGAATCTCGGCATGTGCAGCTTGAAGGACATCCCCAACCTCAGCCCGCTCGTACGATTAGAGGAGTTGGAGCTGTCAGGGAACCAGCTGGGGATAATCAGGCCTGGATCCTTCCAGGGCCTAGTGTCGCTCCGCAAGCTGTGGCTCATGCACTCCAGGGTGTCAGTCATTGAACGCAATGCTTTTGATGACCTCAAAAATTTGGAGGAGCTCAACCTCTCCCACAACTCCCTGCATTCCCTGCCCCATGACCTTTTCACCCCTTTGCACCAGTTGGAGAGGGTACATCTGAACCACAACCCTTGGGTGTGCAACTGTGATGTTCTGTGGCTCAGCTGGTGGCTGAAAGAAACGGTTCCCAGCAACACCACGTGCTGTGCTCGATGCCACGCGCCACCAGGTATAAAGGGAAAATACATCGGGGAACTCGACCAGAGCCACTTCACCTGCTATGCCCCAGTGATTGTTGAGCCACCCACGGACCTCAATGTCACCGAGGGCATGGCTGCCGAGCTGAAATGTCGTACTGGAACCTCGATGACCTCTGTGAATTGGTTTACTCCGAATGGCACTCTGATGACCCACGGATCTTACCGAGTTAGGATCTCAGTGCTTCACGACGGAACGCTGAACTTCACAAACGTGACCGTGCAGGACACAGGGCAGTACACTTGCATGGTATCCAACTCCGCGGGAAACACCACTGCGACCGCCGTGCTCAATGTGTCCGCTTCAGACCCCAGCAACAGCTACAGCTATTTCACCACCGTCACTGTGGAAACAGTGGACAcggtgagaggagatgaggaaaacTCAGCACGACAGTTCATTAACGAAACCTTCATAGAGTTTCCTAATCCTACCGTTCAAAGAGGAGTAATAGAGGGCCGACCTGGCATCACTATATCACCGTCTCTATCCTCTCTTTCCTCATTGTCCCCACGAGCTGAAAATGCAGTGACTGTGTCCATAATGGATGTAACTAACATTCCTGGcctagatgatgtcatgaaaaCAACTAAGATCATCATAGGTTGCTTCGTGGCCATTACCTTTATGGCAGCTGTAATGTTGGTTGCATTCTATAAACTGCGTAAGCAGCATCAGCTACACAAGCACCACGGCCCGGCCAGAGCCATCGAGATTGTCAACGTGGAAGATGAGATTGGAGCCGGGAGTGGCATCTCAGGCGGTTCAACGATGAATTCTGGCAGCGGAGAAGGAACCCTGAGGATGCATCATCCAGAAATGGTCAACCTCCCCAACATCGGTCGTACAGATACTCTCAACCATTACTACAAGACCCACCATTTCAACAACAACGTGATGGGCCTCAATATCGGCTCCGACGGGATGGGACCGGGAATGATGCTCAATAGCAAGAACCAGCAAATGCACGACATGCCCATCTCCTGTACCTCA GGTTTCATGGGCCAACACCAGAATCCCCAAATGGAGCCACTTCTCTTCAAGGGCAACTCAAAGGAAAACGTCCAAGAGACTCAGATCtaa